One window of the Maylandia zebra isolate NMK-2024a linkage group LG19, Mzebra_GT3a, whole genome shotgun sequence genome contains the following:
- the emx1 gene encoding homeobox protein EMX1 isoform X1, producing the protein MFVYAEEGSRWKSGARTGGRTTALLMQMMFSSAGKRCFTIESLVAKENPLTAEDPIRPTALSYSNPTTDALMNSYQAPPPARSLYQSPDLVFPETMNHPSLTVAPHQLGGSHLQHPHFFGTQHRDPLNFYPWVLRNRFFGHRFQGNDVSQDSLLLHGPFARKPKRIRTAFSPSQLLRLERAFEKNHYVVGAERKQLANSLSLSETQVKVWFQNRRTKYKRQKLEEEGPDSQQKKKGNHHINRWRIATKQTSSEDIDVTSED; encoded by the exons ATGTTTGTTTATGCTGAGGAGGGGAGCCGGTGGAAGAGCGGGGCCCGTACAGGTGGCCGAACGACCGCACTTCTTATGCAG ATGATGTTTTCGTCTGCAGGCAAGCGCTGCTTCACGATAGAGTCTCTGGTCGCTAAAGAGAACCCTCTAACAGCAGAGGATCCCATCCGCCCGACGGCTTTAAGTTACTCCAACCCGACGACAGATGCCTTAATGAACAGTTACCAGGCTCCACCACCGGCCAGGTCCCTCTACCAGAGCCCGGACCTGGTGTTCCCGGAGACGATGAACCACCCCTCACTCACCGTGGCTCCTCACCAGCTCGGAGGATCCCACCTACAGCATCCGCACTTCTTTGGGACGCAACACCGAGACCCGCTCAACTTTTACCCCTGGGTGTTACGTAACAGATTTTTTGGACACAGATTTCAAG GTAACGACGTGTCCCAGGACAGCCTGCTCCTCCACGGCCCTTTCGCGAGAAAACCCAAACGCATCCGGACGGCCTTCTCTCCCTCCCAGCTCCTCCGGCTGGAAAGAGCCTTCGAGAAGAACCACTATGTGGTCGGAGCCGAGAGGAAAcaactggccaacagcctgagTTTATCTGAAACGCAG GTGAAGGTGTGGTTCCAGAACAGGAGGACCAAGTACAAgcgacagaagctggaggaggagggacCAGACAgccagcagaagaagaaggggAACCACCACATCAACAGATGGCGCATCGCCACTAAGCAGACCAGCTCCGAGGACATTGACGTGACCTCAGAGGACTAA
- the emx1 gene encoding homeobox protein EMX1 isoform X2, giving the protein MMFSSAGKRCFTIESLVAKENPLTAEDPIRPTALSYSNPTTDALMNSYQAPPPARSLYQSPDLVFPETMNHPSLTVAPHQLGGSHLQHPHFFGTQHRDPLNFYPWVLRNRFFGHRFQGNDVSQDSLLLHGPFARKPKRIRTAFSPSQLLRLERAFEKNHYVVGAERKQLANSLSLSETQVKVWFQNRRTKYKRQKLEEEGPDSQQKKKGNHHINRWRIATKQTSSEDIDVTSED; this is encoded by the exons ATGATGTTTTCGTCTGCAGGCAAGCGCTGCTTCACGATAGAGTCTCTGGTCGCTAAAGAGAACCCTCTAACAGCAGAGGATCCCATCCGCCCGACGGCTTTAAGTTACTCCAACCCGACGACAGATGCCTTAATGAACAGTTACCAGGCTCCACCACCGGCCAGGTCCCTCTACCAGAGCCCGGACCTGGTGTTCCCGGAGACGATGAACCACCCCTCACTCACCGTGGCTCCTCACCAGCTCGGAGGATCCCACCTACAGCATCCGCACTTCTTTGGGACGCAACACCGAGACCCGCTCAACTTTTACCCCTGGGTGTTACGTAACAGATTTTTTGGACACAGATTTCAAG GTAACGACGTGTCCCAGGACAGCCTGCTCCTCCACGGCCCTTTCGCGAGAAAACCCAAACGCATCCGGACGGCCTTCTCTCCCTCCCAGCTCCTCCGGCTGGAAAGAGCCTTCGAGAAGAACCACTATGTGGTCGGAGCCGAGAGGAAAcaactggccaacagcctgagTTTATCTGAAACGCAG GTGAAGGTGTGGTTCCAGAACAGGAGGACCAAGTACAAgcgacagaagctggaggaggagggacCAGACAgccagcagaagaagaaggggAACCACCACATCAACAGATGGCGCATCGCCACTAAGCAGACCAGCTCCGAGGACATTGACGTGACCTCAGAGGACTAA
- the sfxn5a gene encoding sideroflexin-5a isoform X3 — protein sequence MPFRMSGFIPFGTPVVVGLLLPNQTLASTVFWQWLNQSHNACVNYSNRNASKPAPASKFLLGYLGAVTSAVSIAVGLNVLIQRASRFSPTTRLLVQRFIPFPAVASANVCNVVLMRHSELSEGISVLDNNGNVVGTSRVAARHALLETALTRVVMPMPILVLPPLIMSALEKLPLLQRQKRLVLPVHSLVCLAAFSLALPLAISLFPQMSQISVDQLEPEIAMATDCKIVTYNKGL from the exons ATGCCTTTTCGGATGTCAG GTTTTATCCCGTTTGGCACACCAGTG GTTGTTGGCCTCCTTCTCCCTAATCAAACACTTGCATCTACCGTCTTCTGGCAG TGGTTGAACCAAAGTCACAATGCCTGTGTTAACTACAGCAACCGCAATGCCTCCAAG CCAGCTCCAGCTTCCAAGTTCCTGCTGGGATACCTTGGGGCGGTTACCAGTGCAGTGTCCATTGCT GTTGGGTTAAACGTTTTAATCCAGAGAGCGAGCCGCTTCAGCCCAACCACCAGGCTTTTGGTGCAGAGGTTCATCCCCTTCCCAGCAGTGg CGAGTGCAAATGTCTGCAACGTGGTGCTCATGAGACACTCTGAGCTATCAGAGGGCATCAGCGTGCTCGATAACAACGGCAACGTGGTGGGAACATCAAGAGTAGCTGCCAGGCAT GCTCTCTTGGAGACGGCCCTGACCAGAGTAGTCATGCCCATGCCAATCCTGGTGCTTCCTCCCCTGATCATGTCTGCACTGGAAAA GCTCCCTCTCCTGCAGAGACAAAAGAGGCTCGTCCTGCCTGTCCACAGTCTCGTGTGTCTCGCTGCCTTCAGCCTGGCTCTGCCGCTTGCCATCAGTTTGTTTCCACAGATGTCGCAG ATCAGTGTAGATCAGCTGGAGCCAGAGATCGCCATGGCAACCGACTGTAAGATTGTGACATACAATAAAGGACTTTGA
- the sfxn5a gene encoding sideroflexin-5a isoform X2, which produces MCGGVALPIVFPTFSKWLACPQAHFMEERKAIIHPDTGEKILMPFRMSGFIPFGTPVVVGLLLPNQTLASTVFWQWLNQSHNACVNYSNRNASKPAPASKFLLGYLGAVTSAVSIAVGLNVLIQRASRFSPTTRLLVQRFIPFPAVASANVCNVVLMRHSELSEGISVLDNNGNVVGTSRVAARHALLETALTRVVMPMPILVLPPLIMSALEKLPLLQRQKRLVLPVHSLVCLAAFSLALPLAISLFPQMSQISVDQLEPEIAMATDCKIVTYNKGL; this is translated from the exons atgtgtgggggtgtggccttgccaattgtttttcccaccttttcaaaatggctggcgtgcccacaagcacattttatggaagaaagaaag GCCATCATCCACCCCGACACAGGGGAGAAGATCCTCATGCCTTTTCGGATGTCAG GTTTTATCCCGTTTGGCACACCAGTG GTTGTTGGCCTCCTTCTCCCTAATCAAACACTTGCATCTACCGTCTTCTGGCAG TGGTTGAACCAAAGTCACAATGCCTGTGTTAACTACAGCAACCGCAATGCCTCCAAG CCAGCTCCAGCTTCCAAGTTCCTGCTGGGATACCTTGGGGCGGTTACCAGTGCAGTGTCCATTGCT GTTGGGTTAAACGTTTTAATCCAGAGAGCGAGCCGCTTCAGCCCAACCACCAGGCTTTTGGTGCAGAGGTTCATCCCCTTCCCAGCAGTGg CGAGTGCAAATGTCTGCAACGTGGTGCTCATGAGACACTCTGAGCTATCAGAGGGCATCAGCGTGCTCGATAACAACGGCAACGTGGTGGGAACATCAAGAGTAGCTGCCAGGCAT GCTCTCTTGGAGACGGCCCTGACCAGAGTAGTCATGCCCATGCCAATCCTGGTGCTTCCTCCCCTGATCATGTCTGCACTGGAAAA GCTCCCTCTCCTGCAGAGACAAAAGAGGCTCGTCCTGCCTGTCCACAGTCTCGTGTGTCTCGCTGCCTTCAGCCTGGCTCTGCCGCTTGCCATCAGTTTGTTTCCACAGATGTCGCAG ATCAGTGTAGATCAGCTGGAGCCAGAGATCGCCATGGCAACCGACTGTAAGATTGTGACATACAATAAAGGACTTTGA